The Aliiroseovarius sediminilitoris region CAGCGTCGCCGAAGCGCGCTGTCCGGCGAGGTTGCCCGCGTGCTGGGAGGCTTTGCCGATGGCTCGGAATAGCGCCGTTGCCGCCGCGCAGGAGGCCTTTTTCGATCGCGACTGGAGCCGCATTCGCGGCAGCGTTCCGCGCGCCCGTGCCAAGCAAATGGCGCGTGCTGCCATGGGGCATTCCCCCGCGATCTTCAAAGCCATTCGCGACGGCGGCACACACAACAAAACGCAACTCCGCAACCAGCTGGAGTACCTGACCACCAAGTCGAGCTTCATCATCGACAGCCGTGGCACCTATGACGGCCAAAGCGTCTTGTCCGCGAAAGAGATCGAGCAGGTCACACGCCGGCTTTCAGCGCAGTGGAATGAGGGATTCCATCCCAAACTGGGGCATACCTCGCATCTCTTGATGGCCTTGCCAATTGGCACGCGCGGCGAGGATGTTGCCGAGATCACGCGCGAGATCTGTGAGCGGTTCTTTCAAGGCGAAGGCAGCCACTTCGACTATATCGCGGCCGTGCATGAGGACCGGGATCACCCGCACGCGCATATCGTTCTGAACCGGCGCAGCAAGGACGGCGAGTTCTTCTTCCTAAAGGAAGGGCACCACTTCAACTACGACAGTTTTCGCGAGGCGATGGTGGAGGTGTCTGACCGCTATGGGCTGCGGCTTGAGGCGACGCGAAAGCTCGAGCGTGGGATCACGACGAAGAGGCCAAGCGATGTTGACCAGCGTCGCGCAGAAGCCACCGGCCAGAAACTGACCGAGCGTGAGCGCGTCGGACCAGAGCTCGATCGTGCCTTGGCTGAAGTCGCCCAGAACTCGTGGCTCTATCGCGGCCTGGCGGCCGAGGCCTCGCGCGAGAACCAGCATGACATTGCAGCGGCCTTGGAAAAAGCCGCGACGCTTTTGGCGCAGGGCAAACCGATTGAAGCAGATGGAAAGGTATATGGCATGGCCGAAGAACAGCATTCCTTTGATGAGGTCGTGGATGCCTTTCACGACAAGATCAACCAGGCCGAACGCATTGTGGCGGACGCGCCGGTAGAGCGGCGCGCGGCGCTCGAGCATGAGCTGAACGACATCTATCGCTCTCTGTCGCATCTGAGCCCAATGGGAACGCAGTCCCACACCTTGCTCGAAGACGCGTCCGAAAGTGGGATCTATTCGGCCGCGAACATTCAGGCCGACGCCCAAGGCTTTTTGCAGGATCCAGCTCTTTCCGAACGTCTTCAGCAGGCATTGAAAGGCACTGGAATTGACGCGCAAGAGGTGACGCGCCGCGTTGAAATCGGCGCGGGCAATGCCGCGCTCGAGCGGCAATGGCTTGGACAGGATTTGAATGCGATTGCCGAGAAGGTCGGCTTTGATCTGTCACGCGCCGATGAGCTCGAGAAAGCGATCGACCGCCTTGACCAGGTGCACAGTGATCTGGGCCATGTGTTGGCAGATGCTGAGGTTCTAAAAGACAGTGGGGCGGTGGAGGTCGACCGGCAGGAAGCCATCATCGACCGGCTGCCGCCGACCATCGCTTATATCCTGAGCCGTTTGAGGGACGACCCGACCGCAGATCCTTTCCGCAGCGATCTGGAGCGCGAAACCTTGCGTGCTGAGCTGGAGGAACTGGTCGGTGAAGTTAGCACCCCGGACTTAGCAATTGGCGACGAGACCACGCTGGAGGAACATATCGAAGACCGCCTGGACCGGCTCTATGCGGCCAAGGCCTATCTGCAGAGCGATGCCGCTTTGGCGAACAGTATGGCAATGGAGCATGTCCTTGATGAGATCGCCAATGAAGAAATTGATGTTCAACGCGAGCGGCATGTCGATGCCGACGGCGAAAAGGGCGTGACGCATGGGTAAGGCGCGGATCGCACTCGGCGTCATGAGCTTTGCCCTTTTGGGAGCGGTGTTGGGCTATGTTCTAGCGTCGGCCTTTCTGACATTCCGCTGGTTCGGGGTCGGGGCCGATATCGATTTCCTGATGCTGGCGCGCAGCTATGGGGTTCTCCAAACGACCCATCCAGGCGATATGCAGATCGTTCACTTGCTTGTCGGGATCTGCACCGGGGGAGGTGTTTTGCTTAGCGCAGTTTTGATGAACGATGCGCTGACCAAATTCGGGGAAACCCATTGGCAACACATGTCCGAGATGAAGAGGAACGGCTTTTTCGGCAAGCCTGGCCACGGGTTTGTCCTCGGCAAAATGGGCAAGCCGCGGAGCCGCAGACCCTTTGTCATGTCTAAAGTCTTTCCCCACGCCCTGATTGTGGCTCCGACCGGGCGCGGCAAGACCACGGGTTTCGTCATCCCGAACCTACTGACCTATAAGGGCAGTGCTGTGGTTCTCGACGTGAAGGGTGAAAACTTCGAGGCGACGGCGCGTCACAGAGCATTGCAGGGCGACAAGGTTTTTCGGTTCGCACCCACTGACTGGAAGGATGGCCGATCACACCGCTACAATCCTTTGCTGCGCATATCGGCGCTGGAAAATGTCGACCGCCAGCAGATGGAGCTGCAGCTGCTGGCCTCATTGTTCCTGCAAGCGGATAACGACCGGGTCCAAGGGCTCCTTGATGGCGGCATTGACCTATTTGTGGCGGCAGGGCTTTTGGCGTTTGAACGAAAGCGGCCGACCTTGGGCGAGATCTACCGCATCACGGCGTCAGGCGGCGACAAGCAGAAAGAATACCGTCGCCGCGCCGATGAAGCGGTCAACCCAGCCGCCAAGCTGATCTTCATGCGCATGGCCTCGACCAATAACGACACGCTGACCTCTTACCTGTCGCTCTTGATGACATCTGGACTCAAGCAGTGGTCGAACCCTGCGATCGATAGGGCAACCGCAACGTCTGACTTCGATTTCCGCGATATCCGCAAGACACCGTTTTCGGTCTACCTGGTGGTCGAGCCGCTGATGGTGAAACCCCTCGCGCCGCTTATCCGCCTTTTCTTTTCGGACCTGCTGGCATCGCTTCAGGATCATGAACCCGGCAAGGACGAGCCCTGGCCGGTGATGCTCATGCTCGATGAGTTCAATCGCCTTGGCAAAATGCCGATCGTGCTCGACAGCATCGAAACACTGAGGTCCTACCGCGCCAATCTCGCGATCGTCACCCAAACGATCCCGGCGTTGGACGAGATCTATGGCGAAAATGCCCGCCGCGCCTTGCAGGGCAACGCAGGCATCAAGCTCTACCTAACCCCCTCGGATGAAAAGACTATCGAAGAGCTCAGCAAAGCCGTCGGCAAAACCACCAAGCGCGTCGTGACCCGCTCGCGGTCGGTCGGCCGCAACCCTTTCGCCGGGCGCAGTATGTCTGAACGGACCGAAGAAACCGCCTTGCTGCCAGAGGATGAGGCGCGGCGCATGGATCTGGATGACATCGTTCTAGTGGTAGACGCGCAAATGCCCGTGCGGGCCAAGCGGATCAAATACTATGAGGATCGGTTTTTTAAGCAGATCTTCGACAAGCAGACCGGCGATCTGCCGTATCCGTCCGCCGGTGACCAAATGCGCGGGCTGCAAGGCCAGATAAAGGCGCTCGAGGCGAAGATTGGGGCGCTTGAGGTGCCGAGAGCAGTTTCAAATGAGGGCTCTGACGGCGGCGGGAAGCGGCGCGAAGAGATCGACGGTTTGGCTAACGAAGAACGGGGGGCTGTGTCAGGCGAAAAGGCAAGTTTGGATGAGTATCAGACTGGAACTGAAAGGGTGAAACGATTTATGGAAGAGGCTGCTAGAGGATGACGGGCGGATTCGGACATTTGCTGCGAGCATAGTTTGCAGCCTTAGGGTAAACGAAAGCGGACCTTTATTCAGCTCACACCCCACCAAAATTGCACGACAAAGCGAATTCTCAATCACGATTTCTTCCCAATAGATCAGCAATCTTATAGCGTTTAGAAGCCATCAGTTGGAGCTTTGTCCCTATGAAAATTGAAAATACCAGATTTCAAATGCCTGTGGGTCAGGGTTTTTTCCACGCGGGTTGGGTTGGTTTCCCAGAGGCCGAAGAGAGGTTCTTCTACGTCTACGATTGCGGCGCCATGAACAAGTTCGCGTTCGAGCGAGACCGGGAAATCAAAAAGCTGAACGCGCTTGTTGGTGACGGAGCGCGGCTCGATCTTTTGGTAATCTCACATATGCATGCAGATCATGTGAACGGCATAGAAGCACTCGTGACTGACGGAAAACTCAAAGTCGACACGATCATGATGCCAATGATTGAGATGAAGGAAAGATTGCTCTCTTTCGCGACAACTGCCTATGAAGATCCAGCGTCAGCCGAGTCTAATTTTTTCAAGGATTTCATCGTAGATCCAGTTGCTGCTGTTTCGCGCTTTGGACCCAGGAACATTCTGCTCGTCGGGCGTGGGGATGGAGGGGCACCGGGCAGTGGATCGCCTGACGACAGCCCATTGGATGGCGGTCCCTATCTATCTGGTGAGGGCCGCGGGTACACATGGAAACTGGTTGGGCAGGGCTCCGCAGACGTCCGGTCACTAGATGCTGACCGCCCTCAAATCGTAG contains the following coding sequences:
- a CDS encoding relaxase/mobilization nuclease domain-containing protein; the encoded protein is MARNSAVAAAQEAFFDRDWSRIRGSVPRARAKQMARAAMGHSPAIFKAIRDGGTHNKTQLRNQLEYLTTKSSFIIDSRGTYDGQSVLSAKEIEQVTRRLSAQWNEGFHPKLGHTSHLLMALPIGTRGEDVAEITREICERFFQGEGSHFDYIAAVHEDRDHPHAHIVLNRRSKDGEFFFLKEGHHFNYDSFREAMVEVSDRYGLRLEATRKLERGITTKRPSDVDQRRAEATGQKLTERERVGPELDRALAEVAQNSWLYRGLAAEASRENQHDIAAALEKAATLLAQGKPIEADGKVYGMAEEQHSFDEVVDAFHDKINQAERIVADAPVERRAALEHELNDIYRSLSHLSPMGTQSHTLLEDASESGIYSAANIQADAQGFLQDPALSERLQQALKGTGIDAQEVTRRVEIGAGNAALERQWLGQDLNAIAEKVGFDLSRADELEKAIDRLDQVHSDLGHVLADAEVLKDSGAVEVDRQEAIIDRLPPTIAYILSRLRDDPTADPFRSDLERETLRAELEELVGEVSTPDLAIGDETTLEEHIEDRLDRLYAAKAYLQSDAALANSMAMEHVLDEIANEEIDVQRERHVDADGEKGVTHG
- a CDS encoding type IV secretory system conjugative DNA transfer family protein yields the protein MGKARIALGVMSFALLGAVLGYVLASAFLTFRWFGVGADIDFLMLARSYGVLQTTHPGDMQIVHLLVGICTGGGVLLSAVLMNDALTKFGETHWQHMSEMKRNGFFGKPGHGFVLGKMGKPRSRRPFVMSKVFPHALIVAPTGRGKTTGFVIPNLLTYKGSAVVLDVKGENFEATARHRALQGDKVFRFAPTDWKDGRSHRYNPLLRISALENVDRQQMELQLLASLFLQADNDRVQGLLDGGIDLFVAAGLLAFERKRPTLGEIYRITASGGDKQKEYRRRADEAVNPAAKLIFMRMASTNNDTLTSYLSLLMTSGLKQWSNPAIDRATATSDFDFRDIRKTPFSVYLVVEPLMVKPLAPLIRLFFSDLLASLQDHEPGKDEPWPVMLMLDEFNRLGKMPIVLDSIETLRSYRANLAIVTQTIPALDEIYGENARRALQGNAGIKLYLTPSDEKTIEELSKAVGKTTKRVVTRSRSVGRNPFAGRSMSERTEETALLPEDEARRMDLDDIVLVVDAQMPVRAKRIKYYEDRFFKQIFDKQTGDLPYPSAGDQMRGLQGQIKALEAKIGALEVPRAVSNEGSDGGGKRREEIDGLANEERGAVSGEKASLDEYQTGTERVKRFMEEAARG